The proteins below come from a single Mesobacillus jeotgali genomic window:
- a CDS encoding zinc ribbon domain-containing protein, which yields MKGNGCIKCGSTDAGQKDVAMTGTGLSKMFDIQNNQFTVVYCSDCGYSEFYNKEASAGSNLLDFFFGG from the coding sequence ATGAAGGGAAATGGTTGTATTAAATGCGGAAGCACAGATGCAGGTCAGAAGGATGTGGCAATGACGGGAACGGGCTTGTCCAAAATGTTTGATATCCAGAATAACCAGTTCACTGTCGTTTACTGCAGTGATTGCGGATACTCGGAGTTTTACAACAAAGAAGCATCTGCAGGATCTAATCTACTGGATTTCTTTTTCGGAGGCTGA
- a CDS encoding TIGR02206 family membrane protein produces the protein MEWFGHSNEVFNFDMFSASHYAIITIFVLVSTFIFTNRKKLRGERWRKAELGTALSLILIEITNHLWMYKHAVWKLGRSMPLELCNIGLLLAIGLLLTRKKIFFELLFFIALLGATQAIITPALTYDFPHFRFFHFFYAHMMIVWVTLYFLWAKGYYPTFSSVIKVVLFINLLLPAILFINKAADGNYWFLRHKPKSPSFMDLLGPYPWYIFSLESLLVLLSLIAWLCMRSWLKGEKKTSYSES, from the coding sequence ATGGAGTGGTTTGGTCACAGCAATGAAGTTTTCAATTTTGATATGTTCTCTGCGAGTCATTATGCGATCATCACTATCTTTGTGTTAGTTAGTACCTTTATTTTCACGAACCGAAAGAAACTAAGGGGTGAAAGGTGGAGGAAAGCAGAGCTGGGAACAGCCCTGTCATTAATCTTGATTGAGATAACTAACCATCTATGGATGTACAAACATGCTGTCTGGAAATTAGGGCGGTCCATGCCCCTTGAATTATGCAATATTGGGCTGCTGCTCGCAATTGGTTTATTACTGACCAGGAAGAAAATATTTTTCGAGCTTTTGTTTTTCATTGCTTTATTAGGGGCAACACAAGCCATCATTACACCTGCATTAACCTATGATTTTCCCCATTTCCGCTTTTTTCACTTTTTCTATGCCCATATGATGATTGTGTGGGTGACCCTTTACTTCCTATGGGCTAAAGGTTATTACCCAACCTTCAGTTCTGTCATAAAAGTTGTTCTCTTTATCAACCTGCTCCTGCCAGCGATCCTGTTTATTAATAAGGCAGCTGACGGAAATTACTGGTTTTTACGCCATAAACCAAAAAGTCCAAGCTTTATGGATTTACTCGGCCCGTACCCGTGGTACATTTTTTCATTAGAGAGTTTACTTGTGTTATTGAGTTTAATTGCCTGGCTCTGCATGCGGAGCTGGCTAAAAGGAGAGAAAAAAACTTCTTATTCAGAGTCATGA